The proteins below come from a single Fusobacterium nucleatum genomic window:
- a CDS encoding biotin-dependent carboxyltransferase family protein: protein MPSIKVHKPGLCTTIQDIGRIGYQQFGIPVSGVMDEFSFTVANYLVQSDKNNAVLEIPFLGPTLEFDFDVTIAITGADIQPKINNQDIKMWQSINIKKGDTLSFGSLKNGIRAYLAFSAEIDVPIVMGSKSTLLKSKLGGFEGRQLKMGDIINFKNIKILSKKNILDKKYIPEYKHNQNIRIILGPQDNYFDENSIKTMLENKYQVTKDADRMGMRLSGEVIKHKDKADIISDAAVFGSIQVPGNGQPIILLADRQTTGGYTKIATVMKADLPKLAQMLPNDIIEFSLVNIEEAQKEYKEFYKILDKIKESFLVKPKVYTEKQLYVMKKLFGNRRK, encoded by the coding sequence TAGTATAAAAGTTCACAAACCTGGATTATGTACGACTATTCAAGATATTGGAAGAATTGGTTATCAACAATTTGGAATACCTGTATCTGGTGTTATGGATGAATTTTCTTTTACAGTAGCTAATTATCTTGTTCAAAGTGATAAAAATAATGCAGTTTTAGAAATACCATTTTTAGGACCTACATTGGAATTTGACTTTGATGTTACAATAGCTATAACTGGTGCTGATATTCAGCCAAAAATAAATAATCAAGATATTAAAATGTGGCAATCCATAAATATTAAAAAGGGAGATACTCTTTCTTTTGGTAGTTTAAAAAATGGAATAAGAGCTTATTTAGCTTTCTCTGCTGAAATAGATGTTCCTATTGTTATGGGAAGCAAATCTACACTCTTAAAATCTAAATTAGGTGGATTTGAAGGCAGACAATTAAAAATGGGAGATATTATTAACTTTAAAAATATTAAGATTTTATCTAAAAAAAATATTTTAGATAAGAAATATATTCCTGAATATAAACATAATCAAAATATTAGAATTATCCTAGGACCACAAGATAATTATTTTGATGAAAATTCTATTAAAACTATGCTTGAAAATAAATACCAAGTCACAAAAGATGCCGATAGAATGGGTATGAGATTGTCAGGAGAAGTTATAAAACATAAGGATAAGGCTGATATAATATCTGATGCAGCAGTCTTTGGTTCTATACAAGTTCCTGGTAATGGGCAACCAATAATTTTATTAGCTGATAGACAAACAACAGGAGGTTATACTAAAATTGCCACTGTTATGAAAGCTGATTTACCAAAGCTTGCTCAAATGCTTCCTAATGATATTATTGAATTTAGTCTTGTAAATATTGAAGAAGCTCAAAAAGAATATAAAGAATTTTATAAGATTTTAGATAAAATAAAAGAATCATTTCTAGTTAAGCCAAAAGTTTATACAGAAAAACAATTATATGTAATGAAAAAATTATTTGGAAATAGAAGAAAATAA
- the deoD gene encoding purine-nucleoside phosphorylase, translating to MSIHIAAKIGDIAETVLLPGDPKRAKWIAENYLENFFCYTDIRGMLGFTGTYKGKRISVQGTGMGIPSISIYITELMKDYGVKNLIRVGSAGSYQKDIKVRNIVIPMSTSTDSNINNRRFNGANFSPTVNFELFRIALKVAEEKNIKIKAGNILTSDEFYNDNSDYYKKWADFGVLAVEMETAGLYTLAAKYKAKALSILTISDSLVSPEITSAEEREKTFSEMIELALETAVRI from the coding sequence ATGAGTATACATATAGCAGCTAAGATTGGAGATATTGCAGAAACTGTATTGTTACCTGGTGACCCTAAAAGAGCAAAATGGATAGCAGAAAATTACTTAGAAAATTTTTTTTGTTATACAGATATTAGAGGCATGTTAGGCTTTACAGGAACATATAAAGGAAAAAGAATATCTGTACAAGGAACAGGAATGGGTATACCATCAATATCTATCTATATAACAGAACTTATGAAAGATTATGGAGTTAAAAATTTAATAAGAGTTGGTTCAGCGGGTTCTTATCAGAAAGATATAAAAGTTAGAAATATTGTTATTCCTATGTCTACTTCAACTGATTCAAATATTAATAACAGAAGATTTAATGGAGCTAATTTTTCTCCTACTGTTAATTTTGAATTATTTAGAATAGCTTTAAAAGTTGCAGAAGAGAAAAATATTAAAATAAAAGCAGGAAATATTTTAACAAGTGATGAATTTTACAATGATAATAGTGATTATTATAAGAAATGGGCAGACTTTGGAGTACTAGCAGTTGAAATGGAAACAGCTGGACTTTATACATTAGCTGCTAAGTACAAGGCTAAGGCACTTTCAATTTTAACTATTTCAGATTCATTAGTCAGTCCAGAAATTACAAGTGCAGAAGAAAGAGAAAAGACATTCTCAGAAATGATAGAATTAGCTTTGGAAACAGCTGTTAGAATATAA
- a CDS encoding glutamate racemase: MNKPIAIFDAGLGSYTIVETIKKAYPQQDIIYFADRKSFPYGAKTIEQLKTIIENSIEFLLKRGANFIILASNAPSITVLDKIKNKDKVIGIYPPLKDVMNDKKKNTLIIGAKVMIESPELQDYIKGEVGDYYKQFHVENASPLIQLIENGDFINNTTETEKTVQKFINDCEKKFGKLDSITLSSTHLPWLSSYFKKVIPKAKLYDPADNLVKAIKPYTNISKGKIYSIISESEKYPVKDFLKILNTLNIKLDYEII; the protein is encoded by the coding sequence ATGAATAAACCTATTGCCATTTTTGATGCTGGACTTGGGAGTTATACTATTGTTGAGACTATAAAAAAAGCTTATCCTCAACAAGATATAATTTATTTTGCTGATAGAAAAAGTTTTCCTTATGGAGCAAAAACAATAGAACAACTGAAAACTATTATTGAAAATTCTATTGAATTTCTTTTAAAAAGAGGTGCTAATTTTATAATTCTTGCTTCAAATGCTCCAAGTATAACTGTACTTGATAAAATAAAAAATAAGGACAAAGTTATTGGTATATATCCACCATTAAAAGATGTTATGAATGATAAAAAGAAAAACACTCTTATTATTGGTGCAAAAGTGATGATTGAAAGTCCTGAATTACAAGATTATATAAAAGGAGAAGTAGGAGATTATTATAAACAATTTCATGTAGAAAATGCTTCTCCTTTAATTCAACTTATTGAAAATGGAGATTTTATAAATAATACGACAGAAACAGAAAAGACTGTCCAGAAGTTTATTAATGATTGTGAGAAAAAATTTGGTAAATTAGATTCAATAACTCTTAGTAGTACCCATTTACCTTGGCTTTCTTCTTATTTTAAAAAAGTTATTCCCAAAGCCAAATTATATGATCCTGCTGATAATTTAGTAAAAGCAATAAAACCATATACAAATATTAGCAAAGGAAAAATTTATTCAATAATTTCTGAATCTGAAAAATATCCAGTTAAGGACTTTTTAAAAATTTTGAATACTTTAAATATTAAACTTGATTATGAAATTATATAG
- the rplS gene encoding 50S ribosomal protein L19, producing MKEKLIELVEKEYLRNDIPQFKAGDTIGVYYKVKEGNKERVQLFEGVVIRINGGGVAKTFTVRKVTAGIGVERIIPVNSPNIDKIEVLKVGRVRRSKLYYLRGLSAKKARIKEIVK from the coding sequence ATGAAAGAAAAATTAATTGAATTAGTTGAGAAAGAATATCTAAGAAATGATATTCCACAATTCAAGGCTGGAGACACTATTGGAGTGTACTACAAAGTAAAAGAAGGAAACAAAGAAAGAGTTCAATTATTTGAAGGAGTTGTAATCAGAATAAATGGTGGAGGGGTTGCAAAAACTTTCACTGTAAGAAAAGTTACAGCAGGAATTGGAGTAGAAAGAATAATCCCTGTTAATTCTCCAAATATTGATAAGATTGAAGTTCTAAAAGTTGGTAGGGTAAGAAGATCTAAACTTTACTACCTAAGAGGATTATCTGCTAAGAAAGCAAGAATCAAAGAAATAGTAAAATAA
- the pyrE gene encoding orotate phosphoribosyltransferase: protein MLDREIINALLEIKAVELRVDKENWFTWASGIKSPIYCDNRLTMSYPKIRKQIAEGFVKKIKELYPDVEYIVGTATAGIPHAAWISDIMDLPMLYVRGSAKDHGKTNQIEGKVEKGKKIVVIEDLISTGKSSVSAAQVLQEAGLEVLGVIAIFSYNLNKAKEKFDEAKIPFSTLTNYDVLLELAKETRLIGDEETQVLIDWRNNL, encoded by the coding sequence ATGTTGGATAGAGAAATAATAAATGCATTGCTAGAAATTAAAGCTGTTGAATTGAGAGTGGATAAAGAAAATTGGTTTACTTGGGCATCAGGAATAAAATCACCTATATACTGTGATAATAGACTCACTATGTCTTATCCTAAAATAAGAAAACAAATAGCTGAAGGTTTTGTTAAAAAGATTAAAGAACTATATCCTGATGTAGAATATATAGTTGGAACAGCTACTGCTGGGATTCCTCATGCTGCTTGGATAAGTGATATTATGGACTTGCCTATGTTATATGTTAGAGGTTCTGCTAAAGACCACGGGAAAACTAACCAAATAGAAGGTAAAGTTGAAAAAGGTAAAAAAATTGTAGTAATAGAAGATTTAATATCAACAGGAAAATCTTCTGTTTCAGCAGCACAAGTATTACAAGAAGCAGGTTTAGAAGTTTTGGGAGTCATTGCAATATTTAGTTATAATCTAAATAAGGCAAAAGAAAAGTTTGATGAAGCTAAGATACCTTTCTCAACTCTTACAAATTACGATGTGTTGTTAGAACTTGCAAAAGAAACAAGACTTATTGGAGATGAGGAAACACAAGTTTTAATTGATTGGAGAAATAATTTATAA
- the pyrF gene encoding orotidine-5'-phosphate decarboxylase yields the protein MKKEVIIALDFPTLEKTLEFLDKFKEEKLFVKVGMELYLQNGPIVIDEIKKRGHKIFLDLKLHDIPNTVYSAAKGLAKFNIDILTVHAAGGSEMLKGAKRAMIEAGVNTKVIAITQLTSTSEEDMRKEQNIQTSIEESVLNYARLAKESGVDGVVSSVLETKKIREQNGEDFIIINPGIRLAEDSKGDQKRVATPIDASRDGASYIVVGRSITGNANPEERYKLIKNMFEMGDKYVG from the coding sequence ATGAAAAAAGAAGTTATAATAGCACTAGATTTTCCAACATTAGAAAAAACTTTAGAATTTTTAGATAAATTCAAAGAAGAAAAATTATTTGTAAAAGTTGGAATGGAGTTATATCTACAAAATGGGCCAATAGTAATAGATGAAATCAAAAAAAGAGGACATAAAATTTTCTTAGATTTAAAATTACATGATATTCCAAATACTGTCTACTCTGCTGCAAAAGGATTGGCTAAATTTAATATAGATATTTTAACTGTCCATGCAGCTGGTGGTTCTGAAATGTTAAAAGGAGCAAAAAGAGCTATGATAGAAGCAGGAGTAAATACAAAAGTTATTGCTATTACTCAACTTACTTCAACAAGTGAAGAAGATATGAGAAAAGAACAAAATATTCAAACAAGTATAGAAGAATCTGTTTTAAATTATGCTAGACTTGCAAAAGAAAGTGGAGTTGATGGAGTGGTATCTTCTGTTCTTGAAACAAAGAAAATTAGAGAACAAAATGGAGAAGATTTCATAATAATAAATCCAGGAATAAGATTAGCCGAAGATTCAAAAGGTGACCAAAAAAGAGTAGCTACTCCAATAGATGCAAGTAGAGATGGAGCTAGTTATATTGTTGTTGGTAGATCAATAACTGGAAATGCAAATCCAGAAGAAAGATATAAACTTATAAAAAATATGTTTGAAATGGGGGATAAATATGTTGGATAG
- a CDS encoding dihydroorotate dehydrogenase: MSERLRVQIPGLDLKNPIMPASGCFAFGIEYAELYDISKLGAIMIKAATKEARFGNPTPRVAETSSGMLNAIGLQNPGVDEIISNQLKKLEKYDVPIIANVAGSDIDDYVYVADKISKSPNVKALELNISCPNVKHGGIQFGTDPNVAKNLTEKVKAVSSVPVYVKLSPNVTDIVAMAKAVEAGGADGLTMINTLVGIVLDRKTGKPIIANTTGGLSGPAIKPVAIRMVYQVAQAVNIPIIGMGGVMDEWDVIDFISAGASAVAVGTANFTDPFVCPKIIDNLETALDELGVNHILDLKGRAFRY; encoded by the coding sequence ATGAGTGAAAGATTAAGAGTACAAATTCCAGGTTTAGATTTAAAAAATCCAATTATGCCAGCCTCTGGTTGCTTTGCCTTTGGAATAGAGTATGCAGAACTTTATGATATTTCAAAATTAGGTGCAATTATGATAAAGGCAGCAACAAAAGAAGCAAGGTTTGGAAATCCAACACCGAGAGTAGCAGAAACTTCAAGTGGAATGTTAAATGCAATAGGTTTACAAAATCCAGGAGTAGATGAAATAATTTCTAATCAATTAAAAAAATTAGAAAAATATGATGTACCAATAATAGCAAATGTTGCAGGTAGTGATATAGATGACTATGTATATGTAGCAGATAAAATTTCTAAATCTCCTAATGTTAAAGCCTTAGAACTTAATATATCTTGTCCTAATGTTAAACATGGTGGTATACAGTTTGGAACAGACCCTAATGTTGCAAAAAATCTGACTGAAAAAGTAAAAGCAGTTTCATCAGTACCAGTTTATGTAAAATTATCTCCTAATGTAACAGATATAGTTGCAATGGCAAAAGCAGTTGAAGCGGGTGGAGCAGATGGACTTACAATGATAAACACCTTGGTAGGTATAGTTCTTGATAGAAAAACAGGAAAGCCAATAATAGCAAATACAACAGGAGGACTTTCAGGACCAGCTATAAAACCTGTGGCAATTAGAATGGTGTATCAAGTTGCACAAGCAGTTAATATCCCAATAATTGGTATGGGTGGAGTTATGGATGAATGGGATGTAATAGATTTTATCTCAGCAGGAGCAAGTGCTGTTGCAGTGGGAACAGCTAACTTTACAGATCCTTTTGTTTGTCCTAAGATAATTGATAACTTGGAAACAGCACTGGATGAATTAGGAGTTAACCATATTTTAGATTTAAAAGGAAGGGCATTTAGATATTAA
- a CDS encoding dihydroorotate dehydrogenase electron transfer subunit has product MKETDRRNFMKMEDCTVEENVQIAKDTYKMKIKGNFVKECRTPGQFVNIRIGDGREHVLRRPISISEIDRGENLVTIIYRIVGEGTKFMANIKKGNEIDIMGPLGRGYDVLSLKKGQTALLVGGGIGVPPLYELAKQFNQRGIKTITILGFNSKDEVFYEDEFKKFGETYVSTVDGSVGTKGFVTDVIKTLQKENNLVFDKYYSCGPAPMLKALVNTVGEDGYVSLENRMACGIGACYACVCKKKDKKKDAYTRVCYDGPVYLASDIVIE; this is encoded by the coding sequence ATTAAGGAAACTGATAGGAGAAATTTTATGAAAATGGAAGATTGTACAGTTGAAGAAAATGTACAAATAGCAAAAGATACATATAAAATGAAAATAAAAGGAAACTTTGTAAAAGAATGTAGAACTCCTGGGCAATTCGTAAATATTAGAATAGGTGATGGGAGAGAACATGTATTGAGAAGACCTATCTCAATTTCTGAAATTGATAGAGGAGAAAATTTAGTAACTATAATATATAGGATAGTTGGAGAAGGTACTAAATTTATGGCTAATATCAAAAAAGGAAATGAAATAGATATAATGGGACCTTTGGGCAGAGGTTATGATGTTCTTTCATTGAAAAAGGGGCAGACAGCACTTTTAGTTGGTGGGGGAATAGGTGTTCCTCCTCTATATGAACTGGCTAAACAATTCAATCAAAGAGGAATAAAAACTATTACAATATTAGGATTTAATTCAAAAGATGAAGTTTTTTATGAAGATGAATTTAAAAAGTTTGGTGAAACTTATGTTTCAACAGTTGATGGAAGTGTAGGAACAAAAGGTTTTGTAACTGATGTTATAAAAACACTTCAAAAAGAAAATAATCTAGTCTTTGATAAATATTATAGTTGTGGACCTGCTCCAATGTTAAAGGCATTGGTGAACACAGTTGGAGAAGATGGGTATGTTTCTCTTGAAAATAGAATGGCTTGTGGAATAGGTGCTTGCTATGCCTGTGTTTGTAAGAAAAAAGATAAAAAGAAGGATGCCTACACAAGAGTTTGCTATGATGGACCAGTTTATTTGGCTAGTGATATTGTAATTGAATAA
- the carB gene encoding carbamoyl-phosphate synthase large subunit, producing the protein MPKRKDIKTILVIGSGPIIIGQAAEFDYAGTQACLSLREEGYEVILVNSNPATIMTDKEIADKVYIEPLTIEFLSKIIRKEKPDALLPTLGGQVALNLAVSLHESGILDECGVEILGTKLSSIKQAEDRELFRDLMNELNEPVPDSAIVHTLEEAEKFVKEIGYPVIVRPAFTMGGTGGGICYNNEDLQEIVPNGLNYSPVHQCLLEKSIAGYKEIEYEVMRDSNDTAIVVCNMENIDPVGIHTGDSIVVAPCLTLTDRENHMLRDVSLKIIRALKIEGGCNVQIALDPNSFKYYIIEVNPRVSRSSALASKATGYPIAKIAAKIAVGMTLDEIINPVTKSSYACFEPAIDYVVTKIPRFPFDKFGDGDRYLGTQMKATGEVMAIGRTLEESLLKAIRSLEYGVHHLGLPNGEEFSLEKIIKRIKLAGDERLFFIGEALRRNVSIEEIHNYTKIDLFFLNKMKNIIDLEHLLKDNKGNIELLRKVKTFGFSDRVIAHRWEMTEPEITELRHKHNIRPVYKMVDTCAAEFDSNTPYFYSTYEFENESTRSDKEKIVVLGSGPIRIGQGIEFDYATVHAIKAIKKLGYEAIVINNNPETVSTDFSISDKLYFEPLTQEDVMEILDLEKPLGVVVQFGGQTAINLADKLVKNGIQILGSSLDSIDTAEDRDRFEKLLLDLKIPQPLGKTAFNVETALKNANEIGYPVLVRPSYVLGGRAMEIVYNDEDLKKYMEKAVHINPEHPVLIDRYLIGKEIEVDAISDGENTFIPGIMEHIERAGVHSGDSISIYPPQSLSKKEIETLTDYTKKLASGLEVKGLINIQYVVSKGEIYVLEVNPRASRTVPFLSKVTGVPVANIAMQCILGKKLRDLGFTKDIADTGNFVSVKVPVFSFQKLKNVDTTLGPEMKSTGEVIGIDVNLQKALYKGLTAAGIRIKDYGRVLFTIDDKNKEAALNLAKGFSDVGFSILTTEGTGIYFEEHGLKVKKVGKIDNSDYSVLDAIQNGDVDIVINTTTKGKSSEKDGFKIRRKATEYGVICFTSLDTANALLKVIESMSFRVQGL; encoded by the coding sequence ATGCCAAAAAGAAAAGATATAAAAACTATACTTGTAATAGGTTCAGGACCAATAATAATAGGACAAGCTGCTGAGTTTGACTATGCAGGAACACAGGCTTGTTTATCTTTAAGAGAAGAAGGATACGAAGTAATACTTGTAAACTCAAACCCTGCAACTATTATGACAGATAAAGAAATTGCAGATAAAGTATATATAGAGCCATTGACTATTGAATTTTTATCAAAAATTATAAGAAAAGAAAAACCTGATGCACTTTTACCAACTTTAGGAGGGCAAGTTGCATTAAACTTAGCAGTTAGTTTACATGAAAGTGGAATTTTAGATGAATGTGGAGTTGAAATTTTAGGAACAAAATTATCTTCAATAAAACAAGCAGAAGACAGAGAATTGTTTAGAGATTTAATGAATGAATTAAATGAGCCTGTACCTGATTCTGCAATAGTTCATACATTAGAAGAAGCAGAAAAATTTGTGAAAGAAATAGGGTATCCAGTAATTGTAAGACCAGCATTTACAATGGGAGGAACAGGAGGAGGAATTTGTTACAACAATGAAGATTTACAAGAAATTGTACCAAATGGATTAAATTATTCACCTGTTCATCAATGCTTGCTTGAAAAATCAATAGCAGGATATAAAGAAATAGAATATGAAGTTATGAGAGATAGCAATGATACAGCAATAGTTGTATGTAATATGGAAAATATTGACCCTGTTGGAATACATACAGGAGATTCAATAGTTGTTGCACCTTGTTTAACATTGACAGATAGAGAAAATCATATGTTAAGAGATGTTTCTTTAAAAATTATAAGAGCATTAAAAATTGAAGGTGGGTGTAATGTACAAATAGCACTTGATCCTAACTCTTTTAAATACTATATAATTGAGGTAAATCCAAGAGTTTCGCGTTCATCTGCACTTGCCTCAAAAGCAACAGGTTATCCAATAGCTAAGATAGCGGCAAAAATAGCAGTCGGAATGACATTAGATGAAATTATAAACCCTGTTACTAAATCATCTTATGCATGTTTTGAACCAGCAATAGATTATGTTGTAACAAAAATTCCAAGATTTCCATTTGATAAATTTGGAGATGGAGATAGATATCTAGGCACTCAAATGAAAGCGACAGGGGAAGTTATGGCAATAGGTAGAACTTTGGAAGAATCTTTACTTAAAGCTATAAGATCACTTGAATATGGAGTACATCATTTGGGTTTACCTAATGGAGAAGAATTTTCATTAGAAAAGATAATTAAAAGAATAAAATTAGCAGGAGATGAAAGATTATTCTTTATAGGAGAAGCATTAAGAAGAAATGTAAGCATAGAAGAAATACATAATTATACGAAAATAGATTTATTTTTCTTAAATAAAATGAAAAATATAATAGATTTAGAACATCTATTAAAAGATAATAAAGGAAATATTGAGCTTTTAAGAAAGGTTAAAACTTTTGGTTTCTCTGATAGAGTTATAGCACATAGATGGGAAATGACAGAGCCAGAAATAACAGAATTAAGGCATAAACATAATATAAGACCTGTATATAAAATGGTTGATACTTGTGCTGCTGAATTTGATTCTAATACTCCATATTTCTATTCAACTTATGAATTTGAAAATGAATCAACAAGAAGTGATAAAGAAAAAATAGTTGTACTTGGTTCAGGACCTATAAGAATAGGGCAAGGGATAGAGTTTGATTATGCAACAGTACATGCTATTAAGGCTATAAAAAAATTGGGCTATGAAGCAATAGTAATAAATAATAACCCTGAAACTGTATCAACAGATTTCTCAATCTCAGATAAACTATATTTTGAACCTTTGACACAGGAAGATGTTATGGAAATTTTAGATTTAGAAAAGCCACTTGGAGTTGTTGTACAATTTGGAGGACAAACAGCAATTAATCTAGCTGATAAATTAGTTAAAAATGGAATACAAATTTTAGGAAGCTCTCTTGATTCAATAGATACAGCAGAAGATAGAGATAGATTTGAAAAATTATTATTGGATTTAAAAATTCCTCAACCATTAGGAAAAACTGCTTTTAATGTTGAAACTGCATTAAAAAATGCAAATGAAATAGGTTATCCTGTATTAGTTAGACCATCTTATGTATTAGGTGGTAGAGCTATGGAAATAGTATACAATGATGAAGATTTAAAGAAATATATGGAAAAAGCAGTACATATAAATCCTGAACATCCAGTGTTAATTGACAGATATTTGATAGGTAAAGAAATAGAAGTTGATGCTATATCTGATGGAGAAAATACTTTTATTCCTGGAATAATGGAACATATTGAAAGAGCTGGGGTACATAGTGGAGATTCAATCTCAATATACCCTCCTCAAAGTTTATCAAAAAAAGAAATTGAAACTTTAACAGATTATACAAAAAAATTAGCTAGTGGTTTAGAAGTTAAAGGACTTATCAATATTCAATATGTTGTAAGCAAGGGAGAAATTTATGTGCTTGAAGTAAATCCAAGAGCTTCAAGAACAGTGCCATTTTTAAGTAAGGTTACAGGAGTTCCTGTTGCAAATATAGCTATGCAATGTATCTTAGGCAAAAAATTAAGAGACTTAGGATTTACAAAAGATATTGCAGATACAGGAAACTTTGTTTCTGTTAAAGTGCCTGTATTCAGTTTTCAAAAATTAAAGAATGTTGATACAACATTAGGGCCTGAAATGAAATCAACAGGAGAAGTTATAGGAATAGATGTAAATTTACAAAAGGCATTATACAAAGGACTTACTGCTGCTGGAATAAGAATTAAAGATTATGGTAGAGTTTTATTCACAATAGATGATAAAAATAAGGAAGCTGCTTTAAATCTTGCAAAAGGATTCTCTGATGTAGGTTTCTCAATCTTAACAACAGAAGGAACTGGAATATATTTTGAAGAACATGGGCTAAAAGTTAAAAAAGTTGGAAAAATAGATAATTCAGATTACAGTGTCTTAGATGCAATACAAAATGGAGATGTAGATATTGTTATAAATACTACAACAAAAGGTAAATCTAGTGAAAAAGATGGTTTTAAAATTAGGAGAAAAGCTACTGAATATGGAGTAATTTGTTTTACATCACTTGATACTGCAAATGCACTATTAAAGGTAATAGAATCAATGTCTTTTAGAGTGCAGGGGCTATAA
- the carA gene encoding glutamine-hydrolyzing carbamoyl-phosphate synthase small subunit — MYNRQLILEDGTVYKGYAFGADVENVGEVVFNTSMTGYQEILSDPSYNGQIVTLTYPLVGNYGINRDDFESMKPCIKGMVVKEVCTTPSNFRSEKTLDEALKDFGIPGIYGIDTRALTRKLRSKGVVKGYLVPIDKNVDEVVAELKKTTLPTNQIEQVSTKSISPALGRGRRVVLVDLGMKIGIVRELVSRGCDVIVVPYNTTAEEVLRLEPDGVMLTNGPGDPEDAKESIEMIKAIIDKVTIFGICMGHQLVSLACGAKTYKLKFGHRGGNHPVKNILTGRVDITSQNHGYAVDIDSLNDTDLELTHIAINDRSCEGVRHKKYPVFTVQFHPEAAAGPHDTSYLFDEFIKNIDKNMK, encoded by the coding sequence ATGTACAATAGACAACTAATTTTAGAAGATGGAACTGTCTATAAAGGTTATGCTTTTGGGGCTGATGTAGAAAATGTGGGAGAAGTAGTTTTTAATACTTCAATGACAGGTTATCAAGAAATTTTATCAGACCCTTCATACAATGGACAGATAGTTACATTGACTTATCCACTTGTTGGAAATTATGGAATAAATCGTGATGATTTTGAATCAATGAAACCTTGTATAAAAGGGATGGTAGTTAAAGAAGTGTGTACAACACCTTCAAATTTTAGAAGTGAAAAAACTCTTGATGAAGCCTTAAAAGATTTTGGAATACCAGGAATTTACGGAATAGATACAAGAGCATTGACAAGAAAACTTCGTTCAAAAGGAGTTGTAAAAGGTTATCTTGTACCAATAGATAAAAATGTAGATGAAGTTGTAGCAGAATTGAAGAAAACTACATTGCCTACTAACCAAATTGAACAAGTATCAACAAAATCAATATCTCCTGCTTTGGGAAGAGGTAGAAGAGTTGTATTAGTTGACTTAGGAATGAAAATAGGAATAGTTAGAGAATTAGTGTCAAGAGGTTGTGATGTAATAGTAGTTCCTTATAATACAACAGCAGAGGAAGTTTTAAGATTAGAGCCAGATGGAGTAATGCTTACTAATGGACCTGGTGACCCAGAAGATGCAAAAGAAAGTATTGAAATGATAAAAGCGATTATTGACAAGGTAACTATTTTTGGAATCTGTATGGGACATCAATTAGTTTCTCTTGCTTGTGGAGCAAAAACATATAAGCTAAAGTTTGGGCATAGAGGAGGAAATCATCCTGTTAAAAATATCTTAACTGGTAGAGTTGATATAACATCTCAAAACCATGGATATGCAGTTGATATAGATTCATTAAATGATACAGACTTAGAGCTTACTCATATAGCAATAAATGACAGAAGCTGTGAAGGAGTAAGACATAAAAAATATCCAGTGTTCACTGTACAATTTCATCCAGAAGCAGCAGCTGGACCACATGATACAAGTTATTTATTTGATGAATTTATAAAAAACATTGATAAAAATATGAAATAA